In Mus musculus strain 129X1/SvJ chromosome 17 genomic contig, GRCm38.p6 alternate locus group 129X1/SvJ 129X1/SVJ_MMCHR17_CTG2, the following proteins share a genomic window:
- the H2-Oa gene encoding histocompatibility 2, O region alpha locus precursor, translating to MVLFVELVPVLLTAMSFLSPRGVRAIKADHMGSYGPAFYQSYDASGQFTHEFDGEQIFSVDLKNEEVVWRLPEFGDFAHSDFQSGLMSISMIKAHLDILVERSNRTRAVSVPPRVTVLPKTRVELGKPNVLICIVDDIFPPVINVTWLRNSQPITKGVAQTSFYSQPNHRFRKFHYLTFVPSAEDVYDCKVEHWGLDTPLLQHWEPQVLTPPPDTIETLICGLGLVLGLMGCLLGTVLMITGTRRPSIRR from the exons ATGGTCCTTTTTGTGGAGCTGGTCCCGGTACTCCTAACCGCAATGAGCTTCCTGAGTCCCCGAGGAGTAAGGGCCATCAAGG CCGACCACATGGGCTCCTATGGACCGGCCTTCTACCAATCTTACGACGCTTCTGGACAGTTCACACACGAATTTGACGGGGAACAAATTTTCTCCGTGGATCTGAAGAACGAGGAGGTCGTGTGGCGTCTGCCTGAGTTTGGAGACTTCGCCCACTCGGACTTTCAGAGTGGGCTGATGAGCATTTCCATGATCAAAGCTCATCTGGACATCTTGGTGGAACGCTCCAACCGAACCAGAGCTGTCAGCG TGCCTCCCAGAGTGACCGTTCTCCCCAAGACTCGTGTGGAGCTCGGAAAGCCCAACGTCCTCATCTGCATCGTGGATGATATCTTCCCGCCTGTGATCAATGTCACCTGGCTGCGCAACAGCCAGCCCATCACTAAGGGAGTGGCCCAGACCAGCTTCTACTCTCAGCCTAACCACAGGTTCCGGAAGTTCCACTACCTGACCTTCGTGCCCTCTGCGGAGGATGTGTACGACTGCAAGGTGGAACACTGGGGCCTGGATACACCGCTCCTCCAGCACTGGG AGCCCCAAGTGCTTACCCCACCACCGGACACCATAGAGACCCTGATCTGTGGCCTGGGCCTGGTTCTCGGCCTTATGGGCTGCCTCCTGGGCACCGTGCTCATGATCACAGGCACACGCAGGCCCAGTATCCGCAG GTAA
- the Brd2 gene encoding bromodomain-containing protein 2 yields MLQNVTPHKLPGEGNAGLLGLGPEAAAPGKRIRKPSLLYEGFESPTMASVPALQLAPANPPPPEVSNPKKPGRVTNQLQYLHKVVMKALWKHQFAWPFRQPVDAVKLGLPDYHKIIKQPMDMGTIKRRLENNYYWAASECMQDFNTMFTNCYIYNKPTDDIVLMAQTLEKIFLQKVASMPQEEQELVVTIPKNSHKKGAKLAALQGSITSAHQVPAVSSVSHTALYTPPPEIPTTVLNIPHPSVISSPLLKSLHSAGPPLLAVSAAPPAQPLAKKKGVKRKADTTTPTPTAILAPGSPASPPGSLEPKAARLPPMRRESGRPIKPPRKDLPDSQQQHQSSKKGKLSEQLKHCNGILKELLSKKHAAYAWPFYKPVDASALGLHDYHDIIKHPMDLSTVKRKMENRDYRDAQEFAADVRLMFSNCYKYNPPDHDVVAMARKLQDVFEFRYAKMPDEPLEPGPLPVSTALPPGLTKSSSESSSEESSSESSSEEEEEEEEDEDEEESESSDSEEERAHRLAELQEQLRAVHEQLAALSQGPISKPKRKREKKEKKKKRKAEKHRGRIGIDEDDKGPRAPRPPQPKKSKKAGGGGSNATTLSHPGFGTSGGSSNKLPKKSQKTAPPVLPTGYDSEEEEESRPMSYDEKRQLSLDINKLPGEKLGRVVHIIQAREPSLRDSNPEEIEIDFETLKPSTLRELERYVLSCLRKKPRKPYTIRKPVGKTKEELALEKKRELEKRLQDVSGQLNSTKKPPKKASEKTESSAQQVAVSRLSASSSSSDSSSSSSSSSSSDTSDSDSG; encoded by the exons ATGCTGCAAAACGTGACTCCCCACAA GCTCCCTGGGGAAGGGAATGCAGGGTTACTGGGGCTGGGCCCAGAGGCAGCAGCACCAGGGAAAAGGATTCGAAAGCCTTCTCTGCTGTATGAGGGATTTGAGAGCCCCACAATGGCTTCTGTACCAGCTTTACAACTGGCCCCTGCCAATCCACCACCCCCTGAGGTGTCCAATCCCAAAAAGCCAGGACGGGTAACAAACCAACTGCAGTACCTGCACAAGGTAGTGATGAAGGCTCTGTGGAAGCATCAGTTTGCATGGCCATTCCGGCAGCCTGTGGACGCTGTGAAGCTGGGTTTGCCG gattatcACAAAATTATAAAACAGCCTATGGACATGGGTACTATCAAGAGGAGACTTGAAAACAATTACTACTGGGCTGCCTCAGAATGTATGCAGGATTTTAATACTATGTTTACCAACTGTTACATTTATAACAAG CCCACCGATGATATTGTCCTAATGGCACAGACACTGGAAAAGATCTTCCTACAGAAAGTAGCATCCATGCCACAAGAGGAGCAAGAGCTTGTGGTGACCATCCCTAAAAACAGCCATAAGAAGGGGGCCAAGTTAGCAG CACTCCAGGGCAGTATTACCAGTGCCCATCAGGTGCCTGCTGTCTCTTCTGTGTCGCATACAGCCCTGTATACACCACCACCTGAAATACCTACCACTGTCCTCAACATTCCCCACCCATCAGtcatctcttctcctcttcttaaGTCCCTGCATTCTGCTGGACCCCCACTCCTTGCTGTATCAGCAGCGCCTCCAGCTCAGCCCCTTGCCAAG AAAAAAGGCGTTAAACGGAAAGCGGATACTACCACCCCTACACCCACAGCCATCCTGGCTCCTGGTTCCCCAGCTAGTCCTCCTGGGAGTCTTGAGCCAAAGGCAGCAAGGCTCCCTCCTATGCGCAGAGAGAGTGGCCGCCCAATCAAACCCCCACGAAAAGACTTGCCTGACTCGCAACAGCAACACCAGAGCTCTAAGAAAGGGAAGCTGTCAGAGCAGTTAAAGCACTGCAACGGCATCCTGAAGGAACTGCTCTCAAAGAAGCACGCTGCCTACGCCTGGCCCTTCTATAAGCCAGTGGACGCTTCTGCTCTTGGCCTTCATGATTACCATGACATCATTAAACACCCCATGGACCTCAGCACTGTCAAG CGGAAGATGGAGAACCGTGACTACCGGGATGCACAGGAGTTTGCTGCTGATGTACGGCTTATGTTCTCCAACTGCTATAAGTACAATCCTCCAGACCACGATGTTGTGGCTATGGCACGAAAGTTGCAG GATGTGTTTGAGTTTCGCTATGCCAAGATGCCAGATGAGCCACTGGAACCAGGACCTCTACCAGTCTCTACTGCCTTGCCTCCTGGGTTGACCAAATCCTCTTCAGAGTCCTCCAGTGAGGAAAGTAGCAGTGAGAGTtcctctgaggaagaggaggaggaggaagaagatgaggacgAGGAGGAGAGTGAAAGCTCAGActctgaggaggaaagggctcaTCGCCTAGCAGAGCTGCAGGAGCAG CTTCGGGCAGTTCATGAACAACTGGCTGCCCTGTCCCAGGGCCCAATATCTAAGCCCAAgcggaagagagagaaaaaggaaaaaaagaagaaacggaAGGCAGAGAAACATCGTGGCCGAATTGGGATCGATGAAGATGATAAGGGGCCTAGGGCACCTCGCCCACCTCAGCCCAAGAAATCTAAGAAAGCAGGTGGTGGGGGTAGCAATGCTACTACACTCAGCCATCCTGGCTTTGGGACTTCCGGAGGAAGTAGCAACAA GCTACCTAAAAAGTCTCAAAAGACAGCTCCACCTGTCCTTCCCACTGGCTATGattctgaggaggaggaagaaagcaggCCCATGAGTTATGATGAGAAGAGACAGTTAAGCCTGGATATCAATAAGTTACCTGGGGAAAAGCTGGGTCGAGTAGTACATATCATCCAAGCCAGGGAACCCTCTCTACGTGATTCAAATCCAGAAGAAATTGAGATTGATTTTGAAACACTCAAGCCGTCCACACTTAGAGAGCTTGAGCGATATGTTTTATCCTGCCTTCGAAAGAAACCCCGGAAGCCCTACA CTATTAGGAAACCTGTGGGAAAAACAAAGGAGGAACTGGCTTTGGAGAAGAAGCGGGAGCTAGAGAAGCGGTTGCAGGATGTCAGTGGACAGCTCAACTCCACCAAAAAGCCTCCCAAGAAAG CGAGTGAGAAGACAGAGTCATCTGCACAGCAAGTGGCAGTGTCCCGTCTCAGTGCTTCTAGTTCCAGCTCAGATTCCAGCTCCTCGTcgtcatcttcctcttcttcagacACCAGCGATTCAGACTCGGGCTAA